CGCTTCAAAACTATCGAGCAGCATATCGAAATCTGAGTCGACATCAATGGGATTGAGGTCATCCGAGACAAGCGCCTGCGGGTTCAGCTTCCCTTTTTCCACATAGCCAACGAACCGATCAAACACCATCCTCGAGAAGCCATCGATACCGCAATACTCTTGCCAATCTGACAACCCATCCCCATCAAAATCATTGGTTTTATTAGCCTCTGTAGCATTCATCCCGGTAAATCTAATCGGATCGTAATAACGGCATTCCCAGCCATCATCCATACCATCGTCATCTGTGTCCCACTTCGCGGGATTAAGCAATGCCAACTTAAAAACGCCATTTGTTCCCAGCACAGAAAAACGATATTCCTCAAGGTTGGAAAGGCCATCACCATCCGGATCTGCTGCTCCTGAAAAGCCAAGCGGATCCACTTCGTCCTTAAACCAGTGGGCCTCCCACCAATCAGGTAACTCATCATTGTCAGAGTCGTCAGAAATGGTAATAAGCTTCCCCCCCACTGAGCCACCCGAGGCTTTAATGGCCACACCAACGGACCCTTTAGGTTCCCCAACATCATACACGCCGTTGCTATTACCATCCACCCAGGCAACGACCACATAAGACCCTTCCGAAAAGGGGCCAGGGAAGTTAAAGGAATAGGGACCGGGACCGAGCGGCAATACTCCTCCAACAAAGGACTGACTATCTAGCGATGCATCTAGCGAGTTCACACTGACCAAAATTTTACCCGAGCCCGAACCATCGCCAGGCGGCGGTCCCAATCCAGAAGGCGGCATCAAATTTTTCCACACCGACACATTGTGGATGGTCCCAGAGATGCCTTGTGCAGAGGCAGAACGCCCCCATGCCAGCCCTAGCAATAAGACCAACCCGCAGGCTAGCCAGCGTCGCAGCATGTAATATTTCATCATGATACTGTCCTCGTCCCAATCACATAACGCATTCCCACAATCAAACGGTTTCACACCGGAAAAAGGATTTTTCACGGCTGCTTAATGACAATGCTCACAGAGGCCCCGAGACTATCGGTGACCGTAACCGCATTATCCCCAAATTGCCTTCTGGTATAAGTGACGGACGATCCAACTCGCGCCGGCGGATCAATAACGCCTAAAGTTATCTTCAATTCCTTCCACGTGTAAGGGGCCTGCCCTCCTGACGCAGTCAATATCGCGATATTTCCATCCGCAGCCAATGAATCGGGGGAAGCTTTTGCTGACAATGCGGCAATCGTCGTGTTGCTGGGAGATCCAGAAATCTTGGCGATTGCAGCGTTCCCATTACGGTCATAGGCAATAACATCATTCACGCCAACAGACGTAACCGTGTAGACCCCCTGATCGCCACTGGCTGAAATCGAGCCCTTCGAGCCATCCGACACATCCCAGGTAAACGGCCCTGTCCCGCCATTAAATTTAAAAACGGCACGCGCCCCCACGGTACTCAACGTGGCTTCTGCGGGAGTCAGAGTCACCACGGAAGCGCCGCCATCGCGCGGATCGGAGACATAGGGGTGGCTTGCAAAATAGGCGTCCAACTCCCCATTATCCCCGCTCCCGCCGTCATCACAACCCACCGGGATTAAAAGGGCTAACAAAGCGACACTTAAAGCGCTAATCCATAGTTTCATTTTTTTCATATGCGTCACTCCCTACATCTATTCACTCGCCTCTTACGTCCAGTTTCTGCAACGAGACACCCTCTTCGCTAATCCCAACAACTCTCCAACGGTAGATTTGGCCTTCGTATTTGGCAGAAACCGCATCACCTATCTCGACCAGTTTTCCTGCGACCATGGCCAGATACTTTGGGGTGCCTGAGTTTTTATCATGAATTAAACTGATTCCCCTGATATCCACTTTTCTTCTCGCCTCATCCCACAAAAGAACTCGCGCCTGCTCAGGAGTTGGGCTAACGGCAGATGACAACTTCCCCGACTCGAGCTTCTTGATTATTTTCACCTTTTTAGGCACGTAGCCTACAGGAAGGAAAGGATCGCGCTGTTTCGCTACGTCCAATTCTCCTTCCTGCATATCAGACGGGACAATCATGCCTCCTTTAATAGCGGGAGTCTGGGCGTTCGCCCTCGAAAAGGACAACAAGAATGCCAGTACCACTCCGGACATGGCGACATGAAATAGCAGTCTCATCGGCCACCTTCTTTCACATTTGCCACATTTTCGATAGGCCATTCCATTTGAACGACCGAACGTTGTTCCTCCGGCTTATCCGACTGTCCTGCGATCGTTAAATCAGTAACGCCAAAAAATGGATTTCGCTCTTCCATCTGCGATATAAAAAGTGTAAAGGCCTGATAGGAACCATAAGCACTGACCTGAACAGCGAATAACTTGAATGCTTTGAGAGATGAGTTTTTGGCTTTGAGCGGAAGATCAAGCACACCAACTTCATGAATGTCCTCAATCCTGACACCAGTCGCACGGGCAGCCGACTCGATTTGTTCACTGACACCAACTAAATAGGATCCCAAAATGGGTCGAAAAACATTTTCCCTTTTAATCTTTTCAATTTGCGCCATGATGTCGTCATATTCCTGCTGAATTCCTGGCGCATAATCGAGTTCGCGCCTCGCCTTTTTCAATTTCTCCTGTCGCTCAACTAATTTGGATTCAAGATTCCTTTTCGATTCCAGCACAGGAAATAACCCCCACTGAAGGGCGACATAGATAATAACAATCGCCACAACCCCGATCAGGGAGAAAATAATGAGACGATCCTTTTTTGCCAATGGAAGTTTCATTCAATTTGCCTCGGGAAATATTTGCAGACGACTTCAAAGATTCGGTCGCTTTTTATGACTGGATCCTGCCGGAAAGCCCCCGAAGGCAGCACAGCCGACTCCACAAACTGATTGAACGGCTTCATTTTAAAGCCATCAAGGAATTGAACTACATTTACCTCGGAGCTCGCTGCGGCGGTTCTCCCAGTAAACTTGGCCTCAAATAGCCTGGCGGGGATATTGTTGGATGCCGTCAGCACGGTATGACTCACGCGAAGTTCAGTCAACTGCACCACCTCAGGGACAATAAGTGCTAAATTTTCCAACTGCCCCCCCCATGCAATACGGGCGTCACGCCAACCATACAACGCCTTAAGCGTATCCGAGCGATCTGACAGTTCATTTCGCACCTGGAGGGCCGCCTTATATTTTGGCTCCGTGTACTTCCATTCGCTATCCAGAGTATCCGCCTGATGTATAAGCGAGCGATACCCTAGGATAAACATGCCTATTCCGAACACAATAAGAAACAGTGCCGAACTAATCGCCACACGCACCATGAGCCATAAGGAGACCGGACTGGCACTACGCTGTTCATCTTTATATATTAAGTTGATGTGCATCTCTCAGCCAACTTTCATCATAGCAAGAGCCGCACCAACCGCCGATGCAAAACGAGACTCCTGCCCCTTGAGTTCATCAGGAATCGACTTGGGGTAAACCGGAAGCCCTGCAAACGGGTCCCATTTGACCGGCACCTGCCCAGTAGCCAACTCGAGTTCTTGAACCCAAAGCTGAATTCCCACGCCACCACCACATACGTAAAACTTGCTGATATGGGCGTTTTCGCGCCGTTCCACAAAATCCCACGAAATGATCAATTGTTGCAAAAAAGGCTCCATGGCATTATGAACAACCTTTGTAACATCAAAGGAACCATCATTTAAAATCCCTAAAGCGACATCCTGATCGACCCCCAAACTTTTCTGGAGCTGCTTAAGGATATGAGTTGTTCCAAAATCAAATTTTCGGACAAGCGAAAGGATGCCCTTATTGAAAAAAGCGACGAGGGTAACCTCTGCGCCAAAATCGACCACAACACTACAATCGACTTCATTTGCATTGCCACGCGCATGGCCAAAGGCTGTGAGGCTCGCCAATCCTGAAATCTCAATAGAACAAGGCGCTGGTAGACCTACTGAGAATAATCGACAGATTTTTCTCGCAACGGTATCTGGAAGTGCCGAAGCGAGAACCCGAACTTCATTGCGGTTTTCGAAAATGCACTCATAGCCCAAGCGATAGACATCTTCACCCAGGCCCATCAACTCAAGAACGTGATCATCGTTTGATTTCCCTGTATGAGCGGGAAAGGTCAACAACTTCACAATCCCCCCGCCTTTGGAAACCGCTATCGCTGCATAGGGCGCCCTAAGCGCCTTTGGTATTTGTAAATTTAACCCAGAGGATTCGCCCGAATCCTGAAGAGAAATCGCAGGGAGAATACCCACGGCAACGACTGCCGGAACCCCATGAATTTTCTTTAATCTTACGGCTTTAGTCCCAGACACTCCAATATCCAACCCCACGATATCGGGATAGTTACGATGAAAAACTTTTATGATATCAGTTAGTCTTCTCATGCTCTATGAATCCATCACCTAAACAATTACACTCCCCGATTTCATGGACATAATAAAAGCAGAACATTACCTTCTCCGCAAGCATAGTTAAAACGCCCCAGATATGACCACATGGCAGGACATTTCTCAATTTCCATCTGCACCGCTCTCAGTTTTGCGAATACCTAACATTAACTCGTGTAATTAAGTGGGCAAAAACCCTCACCTAATGAATACTTACATGGGTTTAGCCCAAACGACCCCTCAGGAACTTCTTCGGCATGAATTGTGCTATTTATTCCCTTGAGTTATGCCTCTGTTTTAAGTTGAATGAGGCATACATACAATTGCTAAGGAGAAATGCTATCCCTTATGAGCATACAAATATACATGAAGCATTCTGATTGCAGAGGCATGACAATAATTGAAGTAGTAATTGCCTTGGCGCTATCGGTATTACTTTGCGCGGGGCTGTTTCAAGTTGGCCTGAAAACATACGCTTACGGGGAAAACAGCCGCGCAGCCACCGAGGCACGCTATTACGGCAAACAACGGCTTGAAGAAATGATTGCCACAGGACGCGCCAATTTGGCGGCCTCATCCACAATGCTGCTCTCAGACACTAATAGCGGTATTGAAGGGTATCCCATCATCAGAATTCCGCGTGTGGTTTGGCATTCTGCAGACAGGTCCGTGACAGGTTCGTCCAACGCCGTCTATGGAGAAATACACGTTGATGTAGCCTATTGGAGCCCTTTGTATTCCACGACCGTTACAGACACGTTCTCAACAATCATTCAATAAGAATGCGACAGGAGTAGCATGAAAATTTTGGGGTCGAACAAATATCGGCAAACCCGTAGCGGATTCACCCTCACGGAAGTAGTGATCGCCTCCTCAATTGCGGTTATGGTAGGGGCTGCCGTGATGACCTTGTTCGGTTGGTGTCTCAGCACCGCCTCCCTGTGCTCCAAAATGTCCTGGTCACAATATGAAGCCATGCGCTCCGGAGCGACACTGACGTCTTACATACGAAATGCCTCAGCAATCACCACTAATGACGTTGCCAGGGGCCGATGGCTGGATCTCCGCTTCGGCAGTGGCACAAATACATGGATCGCGCGCCTGGTGTATACCAACGCGCCTGGTATGTTGCGGGATGGCCGGATGTATTTGAAACGAGCCAATGAGTCTGAAACTATCGTTGCACGAGGAATGACAGAAATCATGGATGAACATGGTTTCACAACGCCCGTTTTCACCATGGTCGGAACAAATTGTGTACGCATAGCGTACCGGATCTCAGAACCGGGTGCCAACGGCGCACGCGCCTCGGATGACGAAAAATACGCATCATGCGTCAGACTCGCCGTAAGGCTTAGGAATAATTGATACAAGTATCTCGGCTCACTTGATGGAAGGGTCATGAAAATGAATACAAATACCGAATTGTCAGGAAAACAGGGCTCCATACTAGTCACATCCGTGATTATGTTGGCCATCGCAGGTATCGCGGTTGGAGCCATTTTGACTTCCCAGTTTACATTCACCAGGATTGCAGAAATCTCAAATGCGAGGGATAAGGCTGCATTTTTTGCCGATGCTGGACTTCAATCCGCTCTCGTAAAGCTTAATGCAGCATCGGACGGCAATATTTCCCTCACGGAATCCCGTGGCTATTTTGGAAGAACCAATAACTTCACCGCCTCGGACTGGGGATTCCAAAGCCACTATTTTGTTACAAATGGAGCGAGTATGGTGACCTCCACAGGGCAATACAACTCCTGTCAGGTAGTCGTACAGGCCCAGGTAGAATTGGGAGCAGGAAATCGCACCATTCATGCCCTCTATGCCCACGCCCTCTTTGCAGGGGACTCATCGGGGTCAAATTACACCATGGCCATCGGCGGGACCTCATCCAACGCAGATTTTGTCAGGGGCGATGTATACTCTGGCTGGAATCTTACCCGGTCGGGTGATGCCTTACTTCGCTTGACCGAAATTCTCGTCTCGACAAACAACACCGGCATCTTCGCCATCGGCGACACGTGGACCAATGCCTATGCCGTCCAATCCTTCACCAATGCGTTGACACAATCCGCATTTGATACCTATAAAAACTCCATGGCCCCCTACTCCAACAAGGTCTATAATAACGGCCAATACGACTTCGGGGAAGCCTATGTCGATACGATTGGAGATGGACAATACACTCCAGGCGAACCCTTCACAGATGTCAATGGGAATGGGGTTTGGGATACAGGAGATTCATTCATCGACCGCAATGGCAACGGGGTTTATAACGCGGGGATCGATACCGTTGTAGATCACGGCAATGGACGCTGGGATGCCGGCGAGGAGTGGGTTGAAGATTCTTCACACAGTCAACGAGTGAATGGGAAATATGACCCGGCAGGCGGCTATTGGAGTGGCAGTACTTGGAAAACCTCGTACAAAGTGGGCAAAACAACCTACTATTGCACCACTTGGCCTGCCGAATCGTATGAGGATGTCGGCGACGGTGTTTATACCCCCGCAGAGCCGTATGTGGACCAAAATGGACATTATGATGTCGGAGAACAGTATGTGGACGACCGCAATAGCATTTACGACTATGGGACTCAAACAAAAGAATCACTGACAGGTATGCCGGCTCCTGCAGCAGGCCAACTGCCCGCCACAGGCCATAATCCGGCGATTGATCCACCTGATCTTCAGCACATGTATTACTCTGTCAGTAAAAGCACAACCATGCCGTCGGATGCGCTCCCGCGGTGGGGAAACGATGTCCTTGTGAACGCCGCTGACTATGGCACCGCCAAGGCGATCACCGATCTTACTAGACCCGAGCATATTTTCGTGCGAAATCCCCCAAAAAGCGGCAGCGTTTCAAGCAGTGGCAAGACCATTTACGGGCGCTCCTACACCTCCATCACCAACGCCGGGGTCCCCGTTGACGACTATTTCTTCGAGGATCCTGCTGATTCGTCATACAACTCATCTGTCTCATCTGCCTCCATCGACGGCACGGCACAGACGGCCCCCATGTATATCAACGTGAAGTCGACTGCCAATGGTCTTCTCTATTATGTGGATGGCAACGTCTGGATCCATCATCCACAAGTTTACAGCATGCGTTTCCGGACTCCCGGAACCCGCATCACAATTGTCGCCAGTGGCAACATCACCATTTCCGATGAGTTCTACTACAATGCTGATTACAAGGCCGGATTGACACCCGAGCAAGTTAACAGCACTATCGTCAATAATCCGTCCGATGCCTTCTGCCTGATTGCGTTGAAACGGTCGTCATCCTCCACCAATACAGGTAATATCTTCATTGGAGATGCCCAGTTCGGAACCGGAGGCAGTATTCATGCACTGCTGTATGCGGAAAACAATTTCATCGACAACAACCTCAATAGCAGCGGGCAGCCTTATATCAGTATTTTCGGAAATATGACCGCCGGAAATCTGGTATCTCTCAACCGCCCGGCATCAGGATCCCGCACCCGGCTGGATGTCACACTGGACGAACGGATTCGAAACGGAACCGTTATTGTTCCGGGATTACCATATCCCGTCGGCTCACAGCGCAGCATCATTCTGGATACCGCTTGGCATATGGTCCCGGGAACGTGGAGCAGTTGGTCAATCCTGCAGTAAGGTCAACGGCTTCTCACACAGCGGAAGCCCAACTGATGTGTACTTGCGCCGGGATCTTTCGATTCCCGGTACGAGCATCGCGTTTGATAGGCTACATCAAACCAATTCCCCCCGCGTAATACCCGCGCGGAACTGCTACCCGGGCCGACAGGCCCTCTTGAATCAGCAATGGTAGCATAGACATTTGTATAGAAGACCTCGTCATACCAATCCCAGCACCACTCGCTTACATTGCCAGCCATGTCATACAACCCATAGGCATTCGGTACAAATGAAGCCACTGGGCTGGTAAACGGCTCCGTACCCTCTCCTGTGTTGAATAGAGCGGCAAAGCCATCAGTTGGATTTTCGTCGTATGGGTAGTAGGGCACCCCTTCTTCCCAAAAGCTATTGTAATTGGCGTTAGTCTGTGTGATGGTATCCGTTTCGGCCCAAGGGAATCGATGTCCCAAGGCACCCCCCCTGGCCGCCAGTTCCCATTCGGCTTCCGTCGGCAAGCGATATCCAGTCGCGGTCCAGTAAGCCAGTTCAGGACGAATATTCCATAGGCCTGTTCTATAAACAACGATGTTAGTGCCTATAATGTCCCCAAATTGATCCAAAACGAATTCATACATATAATAAACTGGAACCAGCGATTCCCGTTCACTGCGCGCATTACACCATTTCACTACATCATACCAATTGACAACCTCAACTGGATAATTAGTTCCCTTGCCGAAACCGATGTTGTCGAACCCATACCCATGATTTGTGGCCCACCCGTAAACCTCATCCCACAGCGCCTTGGTAACTTCGACTTGATCAACAAAGAAAGGGGTCACATAGACCTCATGAACAGGAAGCTCATCGCTCCATCCCTCATTCGCATCCATACAATTCCCCATCTGAAACCGACTTGTCGCGATAAAGGACATTCCTGTTGGTGCGGGCCAAGTCGGGACAAAAACCTGAACCTGAGAAACGGACGAAGTCACCGAATAATGAACGAATGTTTCCCAAGAGTTGGAAACACCCAGCGAACCCAACCACTCAACGTCACAGGAGTCGCCGACGGCTGCATTGGTCCACGTCAACAAACCCTGGCTCGTGTATCCCGTTATCGCACTATTGGTTTGTCCCGTAATTCTAAAAAAACCCTGAGAGGGAGCACCGGCCTCACTGCTGTTTACCGAATAACAGAATAACCCCATAAGGACTATCTGTCGCATAAAGATACTGAACAACTTGTAAATAGGCATACCGCACCTCACTTTCATTACTTGGAATGATAGCAAACACCATCCGGTTTCACAAGCCGCCCCCTACACTCCGGAGTCGGGCACGACTTAGGCCGGCAATCACATTGTTGGCGCAAAAATCACCATGGATTGCTTGCCTCCATGAATAGGTCAAGTTATGATGGACCAATATCGAAATCAGTCGAAGGGAAATGTCATGAAAAGAGAACACTCCAAAAGATGTCTTGCTAATGTAAAGCTGACAAACAAATTCCATTTTCGTTATCTGGGGTTATGGATTTTGCTCACCATCGGGTTGACGGTGGTGGCGAGCCTGCTACTCTTCCTGCTAGCAGAACAACACTGGCACGATCTC
The bacterium DNA segment above includes these coding regions:
- a CDS encoding prepilin-type N-terminal cleavage/methylation domain-containing protein, yielding MKILGSNKYRQTRSGFTLTEVVIASSIAVMVGAAVMTLFGWCLSTASLCSKMSWSQYEAMRSGATLTSYIRNASAITTNDVARGRWLDLRFGSGTNTWIARLVYTNAPGMLRDGRMYLKRANESETIVARGMTEIMDEHGFTTPVFTMVGTNCVRIAYRISEPGANGARASDDEKYASCVRLAVRLRNN
- the pilM gene encoding pilus assembly protein PilM, which encodes MGILPAISLQDSGESSGLNLQIPKALRAPYAAIAVSKGGGIVKLLTFPAHTGKSNDDHVLELMGLGEDVYRLGYECIFENRNEVRVLASALPDTVARKICRLFSVGLPAPCSIEISGLASLTAFGHARGNANEVDCSVVVDFGAEVTLVAFFNKGILSLVRKFDFGTTHILKQLQKSLGVDQDVALGILNDGSFDVTKVVHNAMEPFLQQLIISWDFVERRENAHISKFYVCGGGVGIQLWVQELELATGQVPVKWDPFAGLPVYPKSIPDELKGQESRFASAVGAALAMMKVG
- a CDS encoding SUMF1/EgtB/PvdO family nonheme iron enzyme; protein product: MPIYKLFSIFMRQIVLMGLFCYSVNSSEAGAPSQGFFRITGQTNSAITGYTSQGLLTWTNAAVGDSCDVEWLGSLGVSNSWETFVHYSVTSSVSQVQVFVPTWPAPTGMSFIATSRFQMGNCMDANEGWSDELPVHEVYVTPFFVDQVEVTKALWDEVYGWATNHGYGFDNIGFGKGTNYPVEVVNWYDVVKWCNARSERESLVPVYYMYEFVLDQFGDIIGTNIVVYRTGLWNIRPELAYWTATGYRLPTEAEWELAARGGALGHRFPWAETDTITQTNANYNSFWEEGVPYYPYDENPTDGFAALFNTGEGTEPFTSPVASFVPNAYGLYDMAGNVSEWCWDWYDEVFYTNVYATIADSRGPVGPGSSSARVLRGGNWFDVAYQTRCSYRESKDPGASTHQLGFRCVRSR
- a CDS encoding type II secretion system protein, which translates into the protein MSIQIYMKHSDCRGMTIIEVVIALALSVLLCAGLFQVGLKTYAYGENSRAATEARYYGKQRLEEMIATGRANLAASSTMLLSDTNSGIEGYPIIRIPRVVWHSADRSVTGSSNAVYGEIHVDVAYWSPLYSTTVTDTFSTIIQ